From the Primulina tabacum isolate GXHZ01 chromosome 3, ASM2559414v2, whole genome shotgun sequence genome, one window contains:
- the LOC142540401 gene encoding putative serine/threonine-protein kinase-like protein CCR3 → MNSSFSPVVAAVFLLFGAVSLLPPLAKALGGSSSTLAAVYGSTTTICSIVAQQPVQQIQCWRDGLLLPPILPTTSFEGVAGGRDTLCGVLSGGLRLLCWDTTTFSFKRIYNSNTTSLTSLTIGGTEICALTNVTAPENAICWRPYRVPSSGNLRFSMISSGYDFSCGILENNNRVLCWGNDNFSSFIQSEFSNLSITNIQVGGRHACGIDDSGFVVCKGNNDTGQLNVPSDVANEYRALALGEYHSCAIRRGNRTVICWGGNGEFSSNITDGISFESIVASSNFSCGLTTRNFSVICWGIGWPNSSGIELPLQKTLPWPCVETSCQCNVYPDSSALCSGNGHICRPCDDPVLIPETQPSFLPPPPVIISPPSSPSRGLRRGLLALAIVGLVGGLVGVCTVAYCLWTGVCFGKKKIHNSVQPTMTVANAAQQSSSTPSSRSSTLRRQGSILMRRQRSGTSSKQPDRAEEFLFSELVSATNNFAFENKIGGGSFGGVYKGKLHDGREVAIKRGDTDLKEKKFQEKERAFESELVFLSRLHHKHLVGLIGYCEERDERLLVYEYMENGSLHDHLHGKSNVVKSSSVVNSWKMRINMSLDAARGIEYLHNYAVPPIIHRDIKSSNILLDANFLARVSDFGLSLNGPENDREFRPMKAAGTIGYIDPEYYGLNILTAKSDVYGLGVMLLELLTGKKAIFKNAENGGSPINLVDYTVPMIEAGELAKILDSRVGPPEMNESEAVELMANTAVHCVRLEGKDRLTMSDVVVNLERALALCDSRGSFSSSPMSILSD, encoded by the coding sequence ATGAATTCTTCATTTTCACCGGTCGTCGCCGCCGTATTTCTCCTATTTGGTGCCGTATCCCTTCTGCCGCCATTAGCCAAAGCCCTAGGAGGCTCTAGCTCCACACTCGCAGCAGTGTACGGTTCCACCACCACTATCTGCAGCATAGTGGCGCAGCAACCTGTCCAACAAATTCAATGCTGGCGGGACGGCCTACTTCTCCCGCCCATCCTCCCCACCACCTCATTCGAAGGAGTCGCCGGTGGTCGGGACACCCTTTGCGGCGTTCTCTCCGGCGGCCTCAGACTCCTGTGCTGGGACACCACCACCTTTTCCTTCAAAAGAATTTACAACAGCAACACGACTTCATTGACTTCTCTGACGATCGGTGGCACTGAAATTTGTGCGTTAACCAATGTTACTGCTCCGGAAAACGCCATTTGCTGGAGACCGTATCGCGTTCCTTCATCTGGGAATTTACGATTTAGCATGATTTCATCTGGTTATGATTTTTCTTGCGGAATTTTGGAGAATAACAATCGGGTTCTTTGCTGGGGGAACGACAACTTTTCTTCTTTTATACAATcagagttttcaaatttatcaaTAACAAATATTCAGGTTGGTGGAAGGCATGCTTGTGGCATAGATGATTCAGGATTTGTAGTTTGCAAAGGGAATAATGATACCGGTCAATTGAATGTGCCATCGGATGTCGCAAACGAGTACAGGGCACTAGCTTTAGGCGAATATCACAGCTGTGCAATCAGAAGAGGGAACAGAACAGTGATTTGTTGGGGTGGAAATGGAGAATTTTCAAGCAATATTACAGATGGAATTTCATTTGAATCCATTGTTGCAAGCTCGAATTTTTCTTGTGGATTGACAACAAGAAATTTTTCAGTAATTTGTTGGGGTATCGGTTGGCCAAATTCTTCAGGGATTGAGTTGCCTTTACAAAAGACACTTCCGTGGCCATGTGTTGAGACTTCTTGTCAATGTAATGTATATCCTGACTCTTCAGCACTTTGTTCTGGAAATGGACATATTTGTCGGCCTTGTGATGATCCCGTTTTGATTCCGGAAACCCAACCATCATTTCTTCCACCACCGCCAGTCATTATTTCTCCCCCTTCTTCCCCTTCTAGAGGGCTTAGAAGGGGTTTACTGGCTTTAGCAATAGTTGGATTGGTAGGTGGATTGGTGGGTGTTTGTACGGTGGCATATTGTTTGTGGACCGGTGTTTGTTTTGGGAAGAAAAAGATTCATAATTCTGTGCAGCCAACAATGACTGTAGCTAATGCTGCTCAACAATCTAGTAGTACTCCATCTTCAAGATCATCTACTCTTAGGCGCCAAGGATCGATTCTAATGAGGCGACAAAGGAGTGGAACATCATCAAAACAACCAGACAGGGCGGAAGAATTCTTGTTTTCAGAGCTTGTATCGGCTACCAATAATTTTGCCTTCGAGAACAAGATTGGTGGAGGGAGTTTTGGCGGTGTCTATAAAGGGAAACTCCATGATGGCCGTGAAGTTGCAATCAAAAGAGGCGATACTGATTTGAAGGAAAAGAAGTTTCAAGAGAAAGAGAGAGCATTTGAATCTGAATTGGTGTTCCTGTCACGGTTACATCACAAGCATTTGGTTGGTCTAATTGGGTATTGTGAAGAAAGGGATGAAAGACTGTTAGTTTATGAGTATATGGAGAATGGATCGCTTCATGATCATTTACATGGCAAGAGCAATGTCGTAAAGAGTAGCAGTGTCGTGAATTCTTGGAAAATGAGAATCAATATGTCACTAGACGCAGCTCGTGGCATAGAGTACCTCCACAATTACGCAGTTCCACCAATAATTCATCGAGACATCAAGTCTTCAAACATTTTGCTCGATGCAAATTTTTTAGCAAGAGTGTCTGATTTCGGATTGTCTCTAAATGGGCCAGAAAACGATCGTGAATTCAGACCGATGAAAGCAGCCGGTACCATAGGATACATTGATCCTGAATATTATGGACTCAATATATTGACAGCGAAGAGTGACGTTTATGGTCTTGGAGTCATGTTGTTAGAACTTTTGACAGGGAAGAAGGCTATATTCAAGAATGCCGAAAATGGAGGTTCGCCAATCAATTTGGTAGACTACACAGTGCCGATGATCGAGGCCGGAGAATTGGCCAAGATTTTGGACTCAAGAGTTGGTCCACCTGAGATGAACGAGTCCGAAGCTGTGGAGCTCATGGCGAACACGGCGGTGCATTGTGTGCGTTTAGAAGGCAAAGATAGACTTACAATGAGTGACGTTGTTGTGAATTTGGAAAGAGCATTG